A stretch of the Enterobacter mori genome encodes the following:
- the flhA gene encoding flagellar biosynthesis protein FlhA, translating into MANLVAMLRLPGNLKSTQWQILAGPILILLILSMMVLPLPAFILDLLFTFNIALSIMVLLVAMFTQRTLEFAAFPTILLFTTLLRLALNVASTRIILMEGHTGAAAAGKVVEAFGHFLVGGNFAIGIVVFVILVIINFMVITKGAGRIAEVGARFVLDGMPGKQMAIDADLNAGLIAEDEAKKRRAEVTQEADFYGSMDGASKFVRGDAIAGILIMVINVVGGLLVGVLQHGMDMGHAAESYTLLTIGDGLVAQIPALVISTAAGVIVTRVSTDQDVGEQMVGQLFSNPRVMLLAAAVLGLLGLVPGMPNLVFLLFTAGLLGLAWWMRGREMKPAAEPVPVKMPENTQAVEATWNDVQLEDSLGMEVGYRLIPMVDFQQDGELLGRIRSIRKKFAQDMGFLPPVVHIRDNMDLPPARYRILMKGVEIGSGDAYPGRWLAINPGTAAGTLPGEQTIDPAFGLAAIWIESALKEQAQIQGYTVVEASTVVATHLNHLIGQFSAELFGRQEAQQLLDRVTQEMPKLTEDLVPGVLTLTTLHKVLQNLLDEKVPIRDMRTILETLAEHAPLQSDPHELTAVVRVALGRAITQQWFPGTGEVQVIGLDTPLERLLLQALQGGGGLEPGLADRLLAQTQEALARQEMLGAPPVLLVNHALRPLLSRFLRRSLNQLVVLSNMELSDNRHIRMTATIGGK; encoded by the coding sequence ATGGCTAATCTGGTGGCAATGTTGCGCCTGCCCGGCAACCTGAAATCGACCCAATGGCAGATCCTTGCCGGGCCGATTCTCATCCTGCTAATACTGTCGATGATGGTACTGCCGCTCCCGGCATTCATTCTCGATCTGCTTTTCACATTCAACATTGCATTGTCCATCATGGTGCTGCTGGTGGCGATGTTCACCCAGCGCACCCTGGAATTTGCGGCGTTCCCGACCATTCTGCTGTTTACCACGCTCCTGCGACTGGCGCTGAACGTGGCGTCTACCCGTATCATTCTGATGGAAGGCCATACCGGCGCGGCGGCGGCGGGTAAAGTGGTTGAGGCTTTTGGCCACTTCCTCGTGGGCGGTAACTTTGCCATCGGTATCGTGGTGTTTGTCATCCTCGTGATCATCAACTTTATGGTTATCACCAAAGGTGCGGGTCGTATCGCGGAAGTCGGTGCGCGCTTTGTGCTGGACGGGATGCCGGGCAAGCAGATGGCGATCGACGCCGACCTGAACGCCGGGCTTATCGCAGAAGATGAAGCGAAAAAGCGCCGCGCGGAGGTGACGCAGGAAGCGGACTTCTACGGTTCGATGGACGGTGCCAGTAAGTTTGTGCGCGGCGATGCCATCGCAGGCATCCTGATCATGGTCATCAACGTGGTCGGGGGGCTGCTTGTCGGCGTCCTTCAGCACGGGATGGACATGGGCCACGCGGCGGAAAGCTATACGCTGCTGACCATCGGTGACGGTCTGGTCGCCCAGATCCCGGCGCTGGTTATCTCGACCGCAGCGGGTGTTATCGTCACCCGCGTCAGTACCGATCAGGACGTGGGTGAGCAGATGGTGGGGCAGCTGTTCAGCAACCCGCGCGTGATGCTGCTGGCGGCGGCGGTGCTGGGCCTGCTCGGCCTGGTACCGGGCATGCCAAACCTGGTGTTCCTGCTGTTCACCGCGGGTTTGCTGGGCCTGGCCTGGTGGATGCGCGGTCGTGAAATGAAACCGGCAGCAGAGCCCGTGCCGGTGAAAATGCCGGAGAATACCCAGGCCGTAGAGGCCACCTGGAACGACGTGCAGCTGGAAGATTCTCTGGGGATGGAAGTGGGCTATCGCCTGATCCCGATGGTGGACTTCCAGCAGGATGGCGAACTGCTGGGGCGTATCCGCAGCATCCGTAAAAAATTCGCCCAGGATATGGGCTTCCTGCCGCCGGTTGTCCACATTCGCGACAATATGGACCTGCCGCCCGCGCGCTACCGCATTCTGATGAAGGGGGTCGAAATTGGCAGCGGTGATGCCTATCCGGGCCGCTGGCTTGCGATCAACCCCGGCACCGCCGCGGGCACGCTGCCAGGCGAGCAAACCATCGATCCTGCCTTTGGCCTGGCGGCTATCTGGATTGAGAGCGCCCTGAAAGAGCAGGCGCAGATTCAGGGCTATACCGTTGTTGAAGCCAGTACCGTGGTGGCGACCCACCTCAACCATCTGATTGGTCAGTTCTCCGCCGAGCTGTTTGGGCGTCAGGAAGCGCAGCAGTTGCTTGACCGCGTGACGCAGGAGATGCCGAAGCTGACGGAAGATCTGGTCCCGGGCGTGCTGACGTTAACCACGCTGCACAAGGTGCTGCAGAACCTGCTCGATGAGAAGGTGCCGATCCGCGATATGCGCACCATCCTGGAAACACTGGCCGAGCATGCGCCGCTGCAAAGCGATCCGCACGAGCTGACGGCGGTGGTACGCGTGGCGCTGGGCCGTGCGATCACCCAGCAGTGGTTCCCTGGCACCGGAGAAGTGCAGGTGATTGGCCTTGATACGCCGCTTGAGCGTCTGCTGCTGCAGGCGTTGCAGGGCGGTGGTGGCCTTGAGCCGGGTCTGGCCGACCGCTTGCTGGCGCAGACCCAGGAGGCGCTGGCGCGTCAGGAGATGCTCGGTGCGCCGCCGGTTCTGCTGGTCAATCATGCTCTGCGGCCGCTGCTTTCACGCTTCCTGCGCCGTAGCCTGAACCAGCTGGTGGTGCTGTCGAATATGGAGCTGTCGGACAAT